From the genome of Candidatus Desulfofervidus auxilii:
GACTCTTATTGAAAAAGGAATAAAAAAGGAAAGAATTCTTTATCTTAACTTTGAAGATGAAAGGCTTGATCTTTTCCCACAAACTTTGGATTTTATCATTCAAGCATATAGAGAACTTTATCCAGAACTTGATTTGGAAAAATGTTATTTTTTCTTTGATGAGGTTCAGAATATTGAAGGATGGGAAAAATTTATTAGAAGAATTTATGATACAATCAGTAAAAATATTTTTATTACTGGTTCAAATTCAAAGCTTTTATCTCAGGAAATAGCCACCTCTTTAAGGGGAAGAACCATAAAGTATGAGCTTTTTCCTTTAATTTTTCAAGAATTTTTGAAATTCAAAAATTTTGACTTTAATGTAGATCTTGATTTTTACAATCCCCAAAAGAAAGCAATTCTTATCAACCTTTTTAAAGAATATTTGCTTTTTGGTGGCTTTCCAGAAATTCCTTTTCTTGAAGAGGAGTTAAAAATTAAAACCTTGCAAGAATACTTTGAAGTAATGCTTTATAAAGACATTGTGGAAAGATATAGTATCAAAAATACATTAGTTTTAAAGTATTTTCTAAAAAGGCTTGCAGAAAATGCAAGCAAATTTTTATCCATTCACAAAATTTATAATGAACTTAAGTCTCAAGGAATAAGAGTGAGCAAAGATGCACTTTATAAATATCTTGAATTTGCTGAAAATGCTTACTTTATTAAACTTATAAAAAAGCATTATAAATCTCTTGTCAAGTCTGAGCTCGCAGAAAAAAAGGTTTATCTGATTGATTCTGGCATGTTAAAAAGCATAAGACATTTAGGAGAAGAAGGGAAAGGCATTCTTCTTGAGATGGTAATTTTTAAAGAGCTTCTTCTTTTTAGCTCAGAAGTAGTCTGTTTTAAAGAAAAAAAAGAATGTGACTTTATAGTAAATCAGAAAATGGCTATCCAAGTTTGTTATAGTATAGAAGATGAAAATACTTTAAAAAGAGAAATAGAAGGACTAAGGGAAGCCTGTAAATATTTTAATTTAAAAGAAGGGTATATTATAACTTTTGACCAAAAAGAAGAGCTGGATGTAAAAGAAAATTTAAAAGTTTATATAATTCCTGCTTATGAATTTATTCTAAAATTTTTAAACTAATACCTCGTACCTCAAACAAAAAGAATCATAAAAATGGATTAACTATTTCTATACCTGCTATTTTCATTCTATTATAAAGATCTTCTCTTTTCCACTTTTCTATAATACCTCTATTTTTTTAGCTATAGCTGCAATTTTTCTATGAACTTCTTTATACTTTTCTTCTTCCCCTAAAAATCTTTCAATTTGCTCTCTAACTAAAGCTGAAACACTTTTGCCCTGCAAACCTGCTATCCTTTTAAGTTTTTTCCAGGTTTCTTCTGATATCCCTACTGTTAATATCTTTGTAGCCATGCTTAACTCTCCTTACTTAATTTTTAATAAATTTTTAATAATTTATTAAAATATTAAAATATAATTTTTT
Proteins encoded in this window:
- a CDS encoding ATP-binding protein; this encodes MQRKEILKTIIREFHTRKLPALIKRKLSLPFNSGKIITVIGPRRAGKTYLLYQHILTLIEKGIKKERILYLNFEDERLDLFPQTLDFIIQAYRELYPELDLEKCYFFFDEVQNIEGWEKFIRRIYDTISKNIFITGSNSKLLSQEIATSLRGRTIKYELFPLIFQEFLKFKNFDFNVDLDFYNPQKKAILINLFKEYLLFGGFPEIPFLEEELKIKTLQEYFEVMLYKDIVERYSIKNTLVLKYFLKRLAENASKFLSIHKIYNELKSQGIRVSKDALYKYLEFAENAYFIKLIKKHYKSLVKSELAEKKVYLIDSGMLKSIRHLGEEGKGILLEMVIFKELLLFSSEVVCFKEKKECDFIVNQKMAIQVCYSIEDENTLKREIEGLREACKYFNLKEGYIITFDQKEELDVKENLKVYIIPAYEFILKFLN
- a CDS encoding ribbon-helix-helix domain-containing protein, whose product is MATKILTVGISEETWKKLKRIAGLQGKSVSALVREQIERFLGEEEKYKEVHRKIAAIAKKIEVL